In Drosophila nasuta strain 15112-1781.00 chromosome 2R, ASM2355853v1, whole genome shotgun sequence, a single genomic region encodes these proteins:
- the LOC132786314 gene encoding snRNA-activating protein complex subunit 1 isoform X1, protein MEHIVYDDCWQLLQRFGRISGDANAQFTLFCQCWHEMQMQHIYSAQTNQIEVIETTLAALHVAKRVACGRQTNGEPFQATRAQRIGGLYLLYAIYHKQPTKHFVKIEVSPRTWDSLVGFIEQLRLTCFENPDTQQVDINVTCHEPKIKRGRLNRRKTK, encoded by the exons ATGGAACATATCGTGTACGACGACTGCTGGCAGTTATTGCAGCGTTTTGGACGGATCTCTGGCGATGCCAATGCTCAGTTCACGCTGTTCTGCCAATGCTGGCACGAGATGCAGATGCAACACATATACTCAGCACAGACCAACCAGATTGAGGTGATTGAGACCACATTGGCGGCGCTGCATGTTGCCAAGCGTGTGGCATGCGGACGACAAACCAATGGTGAACCTTTTCAAGCGACGCGAGCTCAGCGCATTGGCGGTCTATACTTACTTTATGCAATTTATCACAAGCAACCcacaaaacattttgttaaaattgaGGTTTCACCACGCACTTGGGATTCGCTTGTTGGCTTTATCGAGCAACTTCGTCTCACGTGCTTTGAGAACCCCGATACGCAGCAA GTGGACATCAACGTGACATGCCACGAGCCAAAAATCAAAAGAGGCAGGTTGAACAGACGAAAGACAAAATAA
- the LOC132786314 gene encoding snRNA-activating protein complex subunit 1 isoform X2 — protein sequence MEHIVYDDCWQLLQRFGRISGDANAQFTLFCQCWHEMQMQHIYSAQTNQIEVIETTLAALHVAKRVACGRQTNGEPFQATRAQRIGGLYLLYAIYHKQPTKHFVKIEVSPRTWDSLVGFIEQLRLTCFENPDTQQQI from the exons ATGGAACATATCGTGTACGACGACTGCTGGCAGTTATTGCAGCGTTTTGGACGGATCTCTGGCGATGCCAATGCTCAGTTCACGCTGTTCTGCCAATGCTGGCACGAGATGCAGATGCAACACATATACTCAGCACAGACCAACCAGATTGAGGTGATTGAGACCACATTGGCGGCGCTGCATGTTGCCAAGCGTGTGGCATGCGGACGACAAACCAATGGTGAACCTTTTCAAGCGACGCGAGCTCAGCGCATTGGCGGTCTATACTTACTTTATGCAATTTATCACAAGCAACCcacaaaacattttgttaaaattgaGGTTTCACCACGCACTTGGGATTCGCTTGTTGGCTTTATCGAGCAACTTCGTCTCACGTGCTTTGAGAACCCCGATACGCAGCAA caaatttaa
- the LOC132784296 gene encoding uncharacterized protein LOC132784296, with protein MPRLKCSVFVSIFLCFNVVHSFNIIGTNKQMLYEYVGNVLVGSKPQDEGRPSPPTTGWIVRGKLTLQRPSDLIMAAALVIDDVTLNNSGEKFLQNKEMYPPYKPFKIILTKEGTISHLVFKEGDPIWSMNFKRAIASTLQFQIKSSGAFVVNETGIHGQCQTEYFVSNKTNYISIRKTPELMTCKPYSEAVHVTRSNVPPNTCEFDHQKSVIIGNEAIYGILPHNETGYFLSMAHAKGTTLIHTFESTGEAQYINSELLLNFQNETPIDNPIDIETSMSTEISNLQLQPLEINDPTGGRNPQQQETLISIAGGLLDNLAEALESTDFKFSEPYDSTLSDVIKLLSEMDFESLKKLYTEVDIGTSYRQETIRNIFHEIIPRIGTKASVFLTRHLVVEKAIKSPIAVQLLIPMPFHIFELSAELVKECEDFLTIGPDRPDVRQAAILSFSTLVYNVYVARGIDKDQFEEYVQKYFNMYLNDRDYEQKMLFLQGLSNLQLGNVASYLEPIVLDDSNEDLRFMAAWTTLALADKRAERIYEIYWPIFESRNASLELRVAAVTLLLISNPTAARLISIHRIIQSETDPHLINYYRTTVTSISETTYPCYQHLRRLLSYMHRHLPQKPEPRYWVTGNYIFDYRDSKFGIGAMLQTFLVGDPKSDMPVVAYFKFDTEALGKFTGQLALYIKARGLPDAIWQIVQPKLNNSDPFTFKSIKALLAMLKAPIVTSKNLHIEFILQMEGKTVLSYYLNQRMFQQLTYDNILDRLQLLIRTDSHINIQTVRWPFMNKYSVPTVLGTSSDVLLQTTVLTSLRGNITEQRTPPGSKHTLEIDARYSSYASVRSRSYNPFLNLDHEIKREQGFLIYIPFNSELTLNETSRCARYTFTRPQNLTSGMSFKSRAVTITRGQVTKTAAEPFEEIMYPERGIEVFQPFSYALPDLGVKLRLNMNLNELIKFRGMLLKSEFIENGFSSNMVVSLMMYVFGFTQLSSIHLGHDRNFTLLMYNENATRIDGNIYVEDVLKTSELKGKQIGFTLEHADETQNVDSLHKWNVLVDVQTSTKSSWFKVTSKVQRNSKDDEEDWKACSKLTYEPLVFTKRPHSLNGYVAFGLVSEDGECPESGSKVQFAARAGPSEHARAFLRSDKISLTDTDFCPKEVLKFSPIPTSKYCKRSNFENFTSITQYNMDLKFDNMPAWFDLWSTRLDHLVSALSAHKVDSLHMSRQINVTMHTPHDHFWLTVEVNGVHWRIYHIPFLFKLDSKFDTSHELAFDSGLKRSCSVINGMINSFNDYLINLGNFVTQPDCLTLLVADCSPVPKMAVFLTPSPGTGSLASNYGLRVHIGQNYFNFHSRAGNSSQLDEAPVFIYLNHAQTPLDVRHKPYQWPVDDSDYEFRVELNEQNLLIIECTKLSATIQFDMYNILNFEIFGVYKHQMCGLCSKPLNRMHNYTLCESEMRSSTTTPIPTTTTIVDNLSEIGVNNN; from the exons ATGCCGCGATTGAAGTGTTCCGTGTTTGTGT ctatttttttatgcttcAATGTTGTCCATTCATTCAACATAATTGGAACCAACAAGCAAATGCTCTACGAATATGTAGGCAATGTATTGGTCGGCTCCAAGCCCCAGGATGAGGGGCGTCCATCGCCACCAACAACTGGTTGGATTGTTCGTGGAAAATTAACGCTTCAGCGTCCAAGCGATCTCATCATGGCCGCAGCG CTGGTCATAGACGATGTGACGTTGAACAATTCCGGTGAGAAATTCTTACAGAACAAGGAAATGTACCCCCCATATAAACCCTTCAAGATTATCCTTACTAAGGAGGGCACAATATCACACTTAGTCTTTAAGGAAGGCGATCCCATTTGGTCAATGAATTTCAAGCGAGCTATTGCTAGCACTCTGCAGTTCCAGATCAAGTCTAGCGGCGCCTTTGTAGTAAATGAA accGGCATACATGGACAATGCCAGACCGAGTACTTTGTATCCAACAAAACCAATTACATTTCCATTCGAAAGACACCTGAGCTGATGACTTGCAAACCCTACTCGGAGGCTGTTCATGTGACACGCAGCAATGTCCCACCGAACACTTGTGAATTTGATCACCAGAAGAGCGTGATCATTGGCAATGAGGCCATCTATGGCATATTGCCGCATAACGAAACCGGATACTTTTTGAGCATGGCCCATGCAAAGGGAACCACGCTAATTCATACATTCGAATCCACTGGTGAAGCACAGTATATTAACTCAGA GTTACTGCTAAACTTTCAAAATGAAACCCCCATCGATAACCCCATTGATATTGAGACATCCATGTCAACAGAGATTTCGAATTTGCAACTACAACCATTGGAGATAAATGATCCCACAGGCGGTCGCAATCCTCAGCAACAAGAAACTCTCATCTCTATTGCTGGGGGACTCTTAGACAATCTGGCCGAGGCCCTCGAAAGCACAGACTTTAAATTCAGTGAGCCCTACGACTCGACACTGTCCGATGTGATCAAGCTGTTAAGTGAAATGGACTTTGAATCGCTAAAGAAACTATACACTGAAGTGGACATTGGCACTTCGTATCGACAGGAAACCATTCGAAATATTTTCCACGAGATCATTCCACGCATTGGCACAAAAGCATCGGTATTTCTCACGCGTCATTTGGTCGTGGAGAAAGCAATCAAATCACCCATAGCCGTTCAATTGCTCATTCCCATGCCCTTTCACATTTTCGAATTGTCCGCCGAGTTGGTGAAGGAGTGCGAGGATTTTCTCACCATAGGACCAGATCGCCCTGATGTGAGGCAAGCGGCAATCTTGAGCTTTTCCACACTCGTTTACAACGTGTATGTGGCACGTGGGATTGACAAGGATCAGTTTGAGGAATATGTTCAAAAGTACTTCAATATGTATTTAA ACGACCGTGACTATGAGCAGAAGATGCTATTCTTGCAGGGGCTAAGCAACTTGCAGCTGGGCAATGTTGCTAGCTACCTTGAGCCAATTGTACTAGATGATAGTAATGAGGATCTAAGGTTCATGGCTGCCTGGACAACGCTCGCCCTGGCGGATAAGCGAGCTGAGCGCATTTATGAAATCTACTGGCCCATTTTCGAGTCCCGTAACGCTAGCTTGGAGCTACGTGTTGCAGCCGTCACCTTGCTGCTCATATCCAATCCAACGGCAGCCCGGCTGATTAGCATACACCGCATAATACAGAGCGAGACGGATCCCCATCTTATCAACTACTATCGCACCACCGTGACGAGCATTTCGGAGACAACATATCCCTGCTATCAGCATCT TCGTCGTCTACTTTCCTATATGCATCGCCACTTGCCGCAGAAACCGGAGCCACGCTATTGGGTTACGGGCAACTATATATTCGATTATCGCGACTCCAAATTCGGAATTGGGGCCATGCTGCAAACCTTCTTAGTCGGTGATCCGAAGTCTGATATGCCTGTAGTGGCGTATTTCAAGTTTGATACTGAGGCGCTGGGTAAATTCACAGGTCAACTGGCG CTATACATCAAGGCGAGAGGCTTGCCCGACGCCATCTGGCAGATTGTGCAACCAAAATTGAATAACAGCGATCCGTTCACCTTCAAAAGCATCAAAGCCTTGTTGGCAATGCTTAAAGCTCCCATAGTCACATCAAAGAACCTCCACATTGAGTTCATTTTGCAAATGGAAGGCAAGACTGTGCTCTCCTATTACTTGAACCAGCGCATGTTCCAGCAACTGACATATGACAATA TTCTTGATCGCCTGCAACTGTTAATCCGGACGGATAGCCACATCAATATACAAACAGTACGCTGGCCCTTTATGAACAAATATTCGGTGCCCACAGTGCTGGGCACATCATCGGACGTGCTGTTGCAAACAACAGTGCTAACCTCCCTACGAGGCAACATTACGGAGCAGCGAACGCCACCTGGATCAAAGCACACTTTAGAGATTGACGCCCGCTACTCCTCATACGCCTCAGTACGCAGTCGCAGCTATAACCCGTTTCTCAATCTAGATCATGAGATCAAGCGGGAGCAAGGTTTTCTTATCTACATTCCCTTCAACAGTGAGCTGACTTTAAATGAAACCAGCAGATGCGCCCGATATACCTTCACAAGGCCTCAAAATTTAACCAGTGGCATGTCGTTCAAATCCCGCGCTGTGACCATCACCCGGGGTCAGGTGACTAAAACGGCAGCTGAACCGTTTGAGGAGATTATGTATCCCGAACGAGGTATTGAAGTG TTCCAGCCATTCAGCTATGCCCTCCCAGATCTGGGTGTCAAACTGCGGCTCAACATGAATCTCAATGAGCTGATCAAGTTTCGGGGCATGCTACTCAAGTCCGAGTTCATAGAGAA TGGCTTCTCCAGCAATATGGTCGTAAGTTTAATGATGTACGTCTTTGGCTTCACGCAACTCAGCTCCATACATTTGGGCCACGATCGAAACTTCACTTTACTGATGTACAACGAGAATGCAACAAGA ATTGATGGTAATATCTATGTAGAAGATGTGCTTAAGACATCCGAATTAAAGGGAAAGCAAATTGGTTTTACCTTGGAACATGCAGATGAAACACAAAACGTAGATTCCTTGCACAAGTGGAATGTCTTAGTGGATGTGCAAACCTCAACCAAATCAAGCTGGTTTAAGGTAACCAGCAAGGTGCAACGTAATTCGAAGGATGATGAGGAGGACTGGAAG GCCTGCTCCAAGTTAACCTATGAACCACTTGTCTTCACCAAACGCCCGCACTCTCTCAATGGCTATGTGGCTTTTGGCCTGGTTTCCGAGGACGGTGAATGCCCGGAGAGCGGTTCCAAAGTCCAATTTGCAGCACGCGCCGGC CCATCGGAACATGCTCGCGCCTTCCTCCGTTCGGATAAGATATCGCTAACGGACACTGACTTTTGTCCCAAGGAAGTGCTCAAATTTTCGCCCATACCCACATCCAAGTACTGTAAGCGCAGTAACTTTGAGAACTTCACATCAATAACCCAGTACAACATGGATCTAAAATTCGataat ATGCCAGCCTGGTTCGACTTGTGGTCAACACGTTTAGATCATTTGGTTTCCGCTCTGTCCGCCCATAAAGTTGATAGCTTGCATATGAGCCGACAGATTAATGTAACTATGCATACGCCTCACGATCACTTTTGGTTGACTGTGGAAGTTAATGGAGTCCATTGGCGCATCTATCACATACCGTTTTTGTTTAAGCTTGACTCAAAGTTTGATACATCCCATGAGTTAGCATTCGACTCGGGGTTGAAGCGATCATGTTCGGTCATTAATGGCATGATTAATTCTTTCAATGATTACCTTATTAATCTGGGTAACTTTGTCACACAACCGGATTGCCTGACTCTACTAGTAGCGGACTGCTCGCCCGTTCCTAAAATGGCTGTATTTCTAACGCCTTCACCTGGTACCGGCAGCCTGGCCAGTAACTATGGACTACGTGTGCATATTGGCCAGAATTACTTTAACTTCCATTCACGAgccggcaacagcagccaactgGATGAGGCTCCCGTATTTATCTATTTGAACCATGCTCAGACGCCTCTTGATGTGCGCCACAAGCCGTACCAGTGGCCAGTCGACGATAGTGATTATGAATTCCG TGTTGAACTTAACGAGCAAAATCTGTTAATCATCGAATGCACTAAACTAAGTGCCACTATCCAGTTCGACATGTACAACATCCTTAATTTTGAGATCTTTGGAGTGTATAAGCATCAAATGTGCGGACTGTGTAGTAAGCCCTTAAATCGCATGCACAACTACACGTTATGTGAGTCGGAAATGAGATCGTCTACGACCACTCCAATaccgacaacgacaactattGTGGATAACTTATCGGAAATAggtgtaaataataattga
- the LOC132784298 gene encoding arginine kinase: protein MTSIESKRVQYRKYLERAGVIDALSKALIKLYEEQNKPEDAIRFVRKFMCESCPDDAQYDVMKNDLEEAKTTISRLEQELERLRGQIKKSPEEYQELTMAGYKSLVDDEENVSSLLRKYLTPELLEEYMLVTTSSPVDAYLYDCAVSGFEHHDSHVGLYAADPESYDVFNKLFDPIIKEYHGQEDNESDVLQKDIDWGNVDEIENLDAERKYILSARIRIARNIEGLPFFPKLTEKQLIEVEDKVRAATETMDGELIGTYLTLGDIDTETQQEMVKRHILFQRGDRFLQTAGCFRFWPTGRGVYHNPAETFLIWVNEEDHLRIISMAQCGDLGDVYQRLVNGISELEKNLSFARHPSYGNLSACPTNLGTTLRASVHIRLPLLSKDEERLKAMAEELSLQIRGTGGEHTSIEDGVMDISNKRRLGFTEFELVKSLQDGIVALINAEEELEIAGQEG, encoded by the exons ATGACTTCG ATTGAGTCAAAACGCGTTCAATATCGTAAGTACTTGGAACGGGCCGGAGTTATTGATGCACTTAGTAAGGCACTAATCAAGCTCTATGAGGAGCAAAACAAGCCTGAGGATGCCATTCGATTTGTGCGAAAGTTCATGTGTGAAAGCTGCCCGGATGATGCACAGTACGATGTTATGAAGAATGATCTAGAAGAGGCCAAGACGACTATATCACGCTTAGAGCAGGAATTGGAGCGCTTACGCGGACAAAT CAAGAAGTCTCCCGAAGAGTACCAGGAACTCACAATGGCTGGTTATAAGTCCCTTGTTGATGATGAGGAGAATGTCAGCTCACTGTTGCGCAAATATCTCACTCCTGAGCTTTTGGAGGAGTATATGTTGGTTACAACCTCATCTCCGGTGGACGCTTATCTATATGATTGTGCAGTCTCTGGCTTCGAACATCACGACTCGCATGTGGGACTCTATGCAGCAGACCCGGAGAGTTACGATGTGTTCAACAAACTCTTTGATCCGATAATCAAGGAGTATCACGGCCAAGAGGACAATGAAAGCGATGTTTTGCAGAAGGATATTGACTGGGGTAATGTGGATGAAATTGAGAATCTGGATGCAGAACGCAAATATATTCTCTCTGCACGCATTCGCATTGCTCGCAACATTGAGGGATTACCGTTCTTTCCAAAGCTGACGGAGAAACAGTTAATCGAGGTCGAGGATAAGGTGCGTGCTGCCACGGAGACTATGGATGGTGAGCTCATCGGCACCTATCTCACCTTGGGTGATATTGATACGGAAACTCAGCAGGAGATGGTGAAACGGCATATACTATTTCAGCGTGGTGATCGTTTTCTGCAAACTGCCGGGTGCTTCCGTTTTTGGCCAACAGGTCGCGGAGTCTATCACAATCCCGCCGAGACATTTTTGATTTGGGTAAATGAGGAGGATCATTTGCGCATCATTTCGATGGCTCAGTGTGGCGACTTAGGCGATGTTTATCAACGCTTAGTCAATGGCATTTCTGAGTTGGAGAAGAACCTGTCGTTTGCACGTCATCCCAGCTATGGCAACCTGAGCGCATGCCCCACCAACTTGGGCACTACTCTACGCGCCTCGGTGCACATTCGCCTACCACTTTTGAGCAAGGATGAGGAGCGTTTAAAGGCAATGGCCGAGGAGTTATCGCTGCAGATACGAGGCACTGGAGGTGAGCATACCAGCATCGAGGATGGCGTGATGGACATCTCAAATAAGCGTCGCTTGGGCTTTACCGAGTTCGAGTTGGTCAAGTCTCTGCAGGATGGAATTGTGGCTCTAATCAATGCTGAGGAGGAGCTTGAAATAGCTGGACAAGAGGGCTAA
- the LOC132784297 gene encoding ATP-binding cassette sub-family B member 6 → MLYCPPNVTLSEIWTKHGISHCFMDTVGPAIFGGFLLLFGSIQLLMYRKYATPMDPTQISKSRLYAVQLFLLLFVPVLALLRFFLNARIYAESAVYGYMIFYTCVVCFAYPFSICLIVKERHYQLPSLPTRGHGLILLLFWTLALINEALAIVNLGHEDWWFHLRNNKDEIEMGMFVTRSLCALLIFVLGLKAPGIMAPYNPHQRLDNSPSSDVPSGSAFRNGWRKLRTLFPYLWPKKDTMLQISVIICIGLLIAGRVIKLFLPIYRKLLVDSLTIEPISFRWDFVLIYVTLSFLQGGGTGGMGLFNNLRTFLWIRVQQYTTREIEIDLFRHLHQLSLRWHLQRKTGEVLRIMDRGTDSINNLLNYIVFSITPTILDLIVAVVFFIYAFNWWFGLIVFLTMFLYIASTIAITEWRTKYQRRMNLADNEQRARSVDSLLNFETVKYYGAETYEVDCYRDAILKYQKEEFLSMLTLNMLNTAQNIILCLGLLAGSLLCVYLVVHHQTLTVGDFVLFSTYLMDLYMPLNWFGTYYRAIQKNFVDMENMFELLREEEEIVDAPGSAPLLTAGGGIEFNNVTFGYSPEKMVLRNVSFTVPAGKTVAIVGPSGAGKSTIMRLLFRFYDVQMGAISIDGQNIKLVQQQSLRKAIGVVPQDTVLFNNTIYYNIEYAKIGSSADAVYEAARSADIHERILGFPESYETKVGERGLRLSGGEKQRVAIARTLLKSPIIVLLDEATSALDTHTERNIQAALARVCTNRTTIIVAHRLSTIIHADEILVLKEGHIVERGSHEQLLQRDNGIYADMWQQQLENLDSEQNLAENTDPTVPTTGQGSGVEGNANLTSGNQSTAPNKNTNSGIEQSRHRWQ, encoded by the exons ATGCTGTACTGCCCACCTAATGTCACGCTTAGCGAGATTTGGACCAAACATGGAATCTCGCATTGCTTTATGGACACTGTGGGACCGGCAATTTTCGGAGGATTCCTGCTTCTCTTTGGGAGTATCCAGCTCTTGATGTATCGCAAATATGCCACACCCATGGACCCCActcaaatatcaaaatctCGACTCTATGCTGtacaattgtttttgctgctctttGTACCCGTTCTCGCGCTATTGCGTTTCTTTTTGAATGCTCGCATTTATGCAGAAAGTGCAGTCTATGGCTATATG ATATTTTACACATGTGTCGTGTGTTTCGCGTATCCATTTTCTATTTGCCTCATAGTCAAGGAACGACACTACCAATTGCCTTCTCTTCCGACTCGGGGGCATGGTCTgattttgttgctcttttggACTTTGGCGCTGATCAATGAAGCACTGGCAATCGTGAACTTAGGCCATGAGGACTGGTGGTTTCATTTAAGGaa CAATAAAGATGAAATCGAAATGGGAATGTTTGTTACACGATCACTTTGTGCGTTACttatttttgtacttggtcTAAAGGCACCAGGTATTATGGCACCATACAATCCTCATCAGCGTCTGGATAATTCACCGTCAAGCGATGTTCCATCCGGATCGGCCTTTAGAAATGGCTGGCGTAAGCTGCGCACGCTCTTTCCATATTTATGGCCTAAGAAGGATACAATGCTTCAAATTTCTGTTATTatctgcattggattgctCATAGCCGGTCGTGTGATTAAACTCTTTTTACCCATTTATCGAAAACTTTTGG TCGACAGTCTGACTATTGAGCCAATCTCATTTCGTTGGGACTTTGTGCTTATTTATGTGACTTTATCGTTCTTGCAAGGCGGTGGAACTGGTGGCATGGGTCTGTTCAACAATCTGCGAACTTTTTTGTGGATTCGGGTCCAACAGTACACGACGCGAGAAATCGAAATTGATTTGTTCCGGCATTTGCATCAGCTATCGTTGCGTTGGCATCTTCAAAGGAAAACGGGCGAAGTGCTACGTATAATGGATCGCGGCACAGATTCTATCAATAATTTACTGAACTATATTGTTTTCTCGATCACGCCAACCATTCTCGATCTGATTGTAGCTGTGGTATTCTTTATCTACGCTTTCAACTGGTGGTTCGGCCTAATTGTATTCCTCACCATGTTTCTATATATAG CTTCCACCATTGCTATAACGGAGTGGCGTACTAAATACCAGAGACGCATGAATCTGGCTGACAATGAGCAGCGTGCTCGAAGCGTGGATTCGCTGCTCAACTTTGAAACGGTTAAATATTATGGAGCCGAGACATATGAAGTCGATTGTTATAGAGATGCCATACTTAAATACCAAAAAGAAGAGTTTCTCTCAATGCTGACGCTTAATATGCTCAACACCgcacaaaatataatactcTGTCTGGGGTTGTTGGCGGGATCTTTACTCTGCGTCTATTTGGTCGTACATCATCAGACATTGACGGTGGGTGACTTTGTGCTCTTCTCCACTTATCTCATGGATCTTTATATGCCATTGAACTGGTTTGGTACATATTATCGTGCAATTCAAAAGAATTTTGTGGACATGGAAAATATGTTCGAGTTGCTACGTGAGGAAGAAGAAATTGTGGATGCGCCAGGCAGTGCTCCATTGCTTACAGCTGGTGGTGGCATCGAGTTCAATAATGTCACATTTGGCTATTCACCAGAGAAGATGGTGTTACGCAATGTTAGCTTTACAGTACCTGCTGGTAAAACTGTGGCCATTGTTGGACCTTCAGGTGCAGGCAAAAGCACAATCATGCGATTGCTCTTCCGCTTCTATGATGTTCAAATGGGCGCCATTTCCATCGATGGTCAGAACATCAAATTGGTGCAACAGCAAAGTTTACGTAAAGCAATCG GTGTTGTGCCTCAAGACACGGTGCTTTTTAACAATACAATTTACTATAATATTGAGTATGCCAAAATAGGATCATCTGCAGATGCAGTTTATGAGGCAGCGCGCTCAGCTGATATACACGAAAGAATCTTAGGATTTCCCGAAAGCTACGAAACCAAAGTCGGTGAGAGAGGGTTGCGCTTAAGTGGCGGTGAGAAACAACGTGTGGCCATCGCAAGAACTCTTCTTAAATCTCCAATTATTGTTTTACTGGACGAGGCTACCTCGGCACtagacacacatacagaacGAAATATTCAAGCTGCATTAGCTCGAGTGTGTACGAATCGGACGACAATTATTGTTGCTCATCGCCTGTCTACAATTATACACGCAGATGAGATTTTAGTGCTAAAGGAGGGCCACATTGTAGAGCGTGGCAGTCACGAACAGCTTTTGCAACGCGATAATGGCATTTATGCTGACATGTGGCAACAGCAGTTAGAAAATCTTGATTCGGAACAAAACTTAGCAGAGAACACGGACCCAACTGTGCCTACCACAGGTCAAGGTTCGGGTGTAGAAGGCAATGCTAACCTCACGTCAGGGAATCAATCAACAGCGCCAAACAAGAATACCAATTCAGGAATAGAACAATCGAGGCATCGATGGCAGTAA